Proteins from a genomic interval of Panthera tigris isolate Pti1 chromosome A2, P.tigris_Pti1_mat1.1, whole genome shotgun sequence:
- the TSPAN13 gene encoding tetraspanin-13: MVCGGFACSKNCLCALNLLYTLVSLLLIGIAAWGIGFGLISSLRVVGVVIAVGIFLFLIALVGLIGAVKHHQVLLFFYMIILLLVFVVQFSVSCACLALNEEQQGQLLEVGWNNTASARNDIQRNLNCCGFRTYNPNDTCLASCVKSSHPCSLCAPIIGKYAGEVLRFVGGIGLFFSFTEILGVWLTYRYRNQKDPRANPSAFL; encoded by the exons TTGGTTAGTCTGTTGCTAATTGGAATCGCCGCATGGGGCATTGGTTTCGGGCTGATTTCCAGCCTCCGGGTGGTCGGCGTCGTCATTGCAGTGGGCATTTTCCTGTTCCTGATTGCCTTGGTGGGGCTGATTGGAGCTGTAAAACACCATCAGGTGTTgctttttttt TACATGATTATTCTCTTACTCGTATTCGTTGTTCAGTTTTCTGTATCATGTGCTTGCTTAGCCCTGAACGAGGAGCAACAG GGTCAGCTTCTCGAAGTTGGTTGGAACAATACAGCAAGTGCTCGAAATGACATCCAGAGAAATTTAAATTGCTGCGGGTTTCGAACTTATAACCCAAATGACACCTGTCTGGCT AGCTGTGTCAAAAGCAGCCACCCATGTTCACTGTGTGCTCCAATAATAGGAAAATATGCTGGAGAGGTTTTGAGATTTGTTGGTGGCATTGGCCTCTTCTTCAGCTTCACAGAG aTCCTGGGTGTTTGGCTGACCTACAGATACAGGAACCAGAAAGATCCTCGTGCTAATCCTAGTGCATTCCTTTGA